A section of the Falco peregrinus isolate bFalPer1 chromosome 3, bFalPer1.pri, whole genome shotgun sequence genome encodes:
- the DRAXIN gene encoding draxin → MATSSTFSPFLFLCVLVLSDISLAVSLDPGTKLKNVPENNNHLQNQEMWQQQPRSGHHHKHGLAKKERVHAVASRGQLAGEEALRMGSGAPGVEELAAEGQPAALKQNKDVFLGFEFPYPERENQSPGSERGKKQNREHRRHSRRDRLKHHRGKTPDVGPSSLYKKPESFEEQFQNLQAEEATSLTPTMLLITALELAVSTEEPPVLPATSPRSQARLRQDGDVMPTLDMALFDWTDYEDLKPEMWPSAKKKEKRRSKSPNSGNETVTAEGEPCDHHLDCLPGSCCDLREHLCKPHNRGLNNKCYDDCMCTEGLRCYAKFHRNRRVTRRKGRCVEPESANGEQGSFINV, encoded by the exons ATGGCAACTTCTTccaccttttctcctttcctcttcctgtgTGTGCTGGTTCTTTCCGACATCAGTCTTGCAGTCTCACTGGACCCTGGCACAAAGCTCAAAAATGTCCCAGAGAACAACAACCATCTTCAGAACCAAGagatgtggcagcagcagcccagaagTGGACACCACCACAAGCATGGCTTGGCCAAGAAAGAGAGGGTCCATGCCGTGGCTTCTAgagggcagctggctggggaagaGGCTCTCAGAATGGGTAGCGGAGCTCCAGGTGTGGAAGAGCTGGCGGCAGAGGGACAGCCAGCAGCCCTGAAACAGAATAAGGATGTGTTCCTGGGGTTTGAGTTCCCGTATCCTGAGAGGGAGAACCAGTCCCCTGGGtctgagagaggaaagaagcagaacCGAGAGCATCGCCGACACAGCCGCAGGGACAGGCTGAAACACCACAGAG GGAAGACTCCTGATGTTGGGCCAAGCTCCTTGTACAAGAAACCTGAAAGCTTTGAAGAACAGTTTCAAAACCTTCAGGCAGAGGAAGCTACAAGTCTGACTCCCACCATGCTCCTCATCACTGCACTAGAACTAGCTGTTTCCACAGAAGAGCCTCCTGTTCTTCCAGCCACATCACCACGGTCACAG GCCCGCCTCAGGCAAGATGGGGATGTGATGCCCACCCTAGATATGGCACTCTTTGACTGGACAGATTATGAGGATCTCAAACCAGAAATGTGGCCATCTGCTAAAAAGAAAG aAAAACGGCGCAGTAAGAGCCCCAACAGTGGAAATGAAACTGTGACGGCTGAAGGAGAGCCATGTGATCATCACCTTGACTGCCTCCCAG GCTCTTGCTGTGACTTGCGTGAACACCTCTGCAAACCACACAATCGAGGCCTTAACAACAAATGTTACGATGACTGTATGTGCACTGAAG GGCTACGCTGTTATGCCAAATTCCACCGGAACCGAAGAGTGACCCGGAGGAAAGGGCGCTGCGTGGAGCCTGAATCGGCCAACGGAGAGCAGGGATCATTCATTAATGTTTAG
- the MAD2L2 gene encoding mitotic spindle assembly checkpoint protein MAD2B — translation MTTLTRQDLNFGQVVADVLSEFLEVAVHLILYVREVYPIGIFQKRKKYNVPVQMSCHPELNQYIQDTLHCVKPLLEKNDVEKVVVVILDKEHHPVERFVFEITQPPLLSISSESLLSHVEQLLRAFILKISVCDAVLDNNPPGCTFTVLVHTREAATRNMEKIQVIKDFPWILADEQDVHMHEPRLIPLKTMTSDILKMQLYVEERAHKGT, via the exons ATGACCACTCTCACGCGGCAGGACCTTAACTTTGGGCAAG tggttGCAGATGTTCTTTCAGAATTTCTGGAAGTCGCTGTGCACCTTATCTTATATGTCAGAGAAGTTTACCCTATTGGGAtctttcagaagaggaaaaaatacaatgtaCCTGTCCAG ATGTCCTGCCACCCGGAGCTGAACCAGTACATCCAGGACACGCTGCACTGTGTGAAGCCACTGCTCGAGAAG AATGACGTGGAGAAAGTTGTAGTTGTAATCCTGGATAAAGAGCACCACCCTGTGGAGAGATTTGTCTTTGAGATCACCCAGCCACCCCTCCTTTCCATTAG TTCAGAGTCCCTGCTGTCCCATGTGGAGCAGCTACTGCGTGCCTTCATCCTGAAGATCAGCGTGTGCGATGCTGTGCTTGACAACAACCCCCCAG GTTGCACCTTCACGGTTCTGGTTCACACACGGGAGGCTGCCACACGGAACATGGAGAAGATCCAGGTGATAAAG GATTTCCCGTGGATCCTCGCTGATGAACAAGACGTGCACATGCATGAACCCCGGCTTATTCCCCTGAAAACAATGACATCTGATATCTTAAAG ATGCAGCTATATGTAGAAGAGCGAGCCCACAAAGGCACTTGA
- the FBXO2 gene encoding F-box only protein 2 encodes MESLPEAVLIRILASIPAVDLVLVCRLVCCQWKNLVDGAALWILKCQQEGLTGAESQEDAENWQNFYFLSKKRKNLIKNPCGEEDLQHWGEVENGGDGWKIEELPGDFGKEFPSEEVHKYFVTSYEWCRKAQVIDLKAEGYWEELMDTTQPKVVVKDWYAGRSDAGCLYELCVKLLSENEDVLAEYKSETISIPQDNDANWTEISHTFSNYGPGVRFVRFEHGGQDTLFWKGWYGVRVTNSSVTVEP; translated from the exons ATGGAGTCCCTCCCTGAAGCAGTCCTGATCAGAATTCTGGCTTCCATACCTGCGGTGGATTTGGTGCTGGTGTGCCGCCTGGTCTGCTGCCAGTGGAAGAACCTGGTCGATGGAGCTGCACTTTGGATTCTGAAGTGTCAGCAGGAAGGCCTCACTGGAGCAGAGTCACAGGAGGATGCAGAGAACTGGCAAAACTTCTACTTCCTGAGTAAGAAGAGGAAGAATCTCATCAAGAACCCTTGTGGTGAAG AAGacctgcagcactggggagaGGTAGAGAATGGAGGCGATGGCTGGAAAATTGAAGAGCTCCCTGGGGACTTTGGAAAAGAATTCCCTAGTGAAGAAGTCCATAAATACTTTGTTACATCTTATGA GTGGTGTCGAAAGGCGCAGGTCATCGACCTTAAGGCTGAGGGCTACTGGGAAGAGCTGATGGATACAACCCAGCCTAAAGTTGTGGTAAAAGACTG GTACGCGGGACGCAGTGATGCTGGCTGCCTCTATGAGCTCTGTGTGAAGCTGCTCTCTGAGAATGAGGATGTTCTGGCAGAGTACAAAAGTGAGACCATTTCCATCCCACAGGACAACGATGCCAACTGGACTGAG ATCTCTCACACCTTTTCCAACTATGGGCCTGGGGTCCGCTTTGTCCGCTTTGAACATGGCGGCCAGGACACGCTGTTCTGGAAGGGATGGTATGGCGTACGTGTTACCAACAGCAGCGTGACTGTGGAGCCATAG
- the LOC101912079 gene encoding F-box only protein 6: MTTICDLPEDVLVELLSLLPARDLLRTCRLVCAQWRAVVDLTTLWKRKCQREGFYLQNLDRSISDWKIFYILCSLKRNLIKNPCAEENFQHWKLDKNEGDKWKIEHLPGPHGKEMPGSKVHKYFVTSYGPCFKSQLITLQKEGYWNQLMDEKRPEIVVKDWYAARFDCGCRYELTVRLLSEDYIVLEEFRPEPVVIEQWNDAAWREISHTFQNYPAGVRYIWFQHGGQDTQFWAGWYGIRVTNSSITIGPLTLL; this comes from the exons ATGACGACCATCTGCGACCTGCCCGAGGACGTGCTGGTGGAGCTGCTGTCGCTGCTGCCGGCCCGGGACCTGCTCCGCACCTGCAGGCTGGTCTGCGCGCagtggcgggccgtggtggacCTGACCACCCTGTGGAAGCGCAAGTGCCAGCGCGAGGGCTTCTACCTTCAGAATCTGGACAGAAGCATCTCCGACTGGAAGATCTTCTATATTCTCTGCAGCTTGAAGAGGAACTTAATCAAAAACCCCTGTGCTGAAg AGAACTTTCAGCACTGGAAACTTGACAAGAATGAAGGAGATAAATGGAAGATTGAGCATCTGCCTGGACCTCATGGAAAAGAGATGCCAGGCTCCAAAGTACACAAATACTTTGTCACTTCATATGG GCCATGCTTCAAATCTCAACTCATTACCCTGCAGAAAGAAGGATACTGGAATCAGTTGATGGATGAGAAACGGCCTGAAATTGTAGTCAAGGACTG GTATGCTGCCAGATTTGACTGCGGGTGTCGCTATGAGCTTACAGTGAGGCTGCTCTCTGAAGACTACATTGTCCTTGAGGAGTTCCGCCCTGAGCCAGTGGTTATAGAGCAGTGGAATGATGCAGCATGGAGAGAG aTTTCTCACACCTTCCAGAATTACCCAGCTGGAGTACGTTACATCTGGTTTCAGCACGGAGGCCAAGACACCCAGTTCTGGGCAGGATGGTATGGGATCCGAGTGACAAACAGCAGCATCACCATTGGGCCCCTGACATTGTTATGA